GGAAGCCGTACGCCTGGACCGCGTCGTCCACCGGTACGGCCGGGGCCGCGAGAGCGTCACCGCCGTCGGACCGGTCGACCTGACCGTCCCCGCCGGGGAGTTCCTGGTCCTGGTGGGCGCCTCCGGCTGCGGCAAGAGCACGCTGCTGCGGCTGATCGCCGGGTTCGAGTGGCCCACCCACGGCTCGGTACGCGTCCTCGGCACCGCTCCGCGGCCCGGCGGGGCGGCCGGAGTGGTGTTCCAGACCCCCCGGCTGTTCCCGTGGCGCACCGTCCGGGGCAACATCGACCTGGCGCTGCGGTACGCCGGCGTCGACCGTGCCCAATGGCCGCTACGGCGTGCCGAGTTGCTGGCGCGGGTCGGCCTGGAGGGCACCGGGGGACGGCGCACCTGGGAGATCTCCGGCGGCCAGCAGCAGCGCGTGGCCATCGCCCGCGCCCTGGCCGCCGAACACCCCCTCCTCCTGATGGACGAGCCGTTCGCGGCGCTGGACGCGCTGACCCGCGAGCGGCTGCAGGAGGACGTGCGGCGGGTCGCCGCCCAGACCGGCCGGACCACGGTCTTCGTGACGCACTCGGCCGACGAGGCGGTGTTCCTCGGCTCGCGCATCGTGGTGCTGACCAGGAGCCCCGGCACCGTCGCCCTGGACCTGCCCATCCCCCTGCCGCGCGGTGACGTCGACGCCGAACAGCTGCGCGAGTCGACCGAGTACGCCGAACTGCGCGCCCGGGTCGCCCACGCCGTCAAGTCCGCCGCGGCCTGAACCGTACCGAGCACCAGGAAAGGAACACGCTGATGAGCATCCTCAGTGAGCGGCCCGCGGCGACGGAGCTGCCGGTCACCGAACTCGGCCCGCACTTCGGGGCCGAGGTCCACGGCATCGATCTCGGCCGCCTCGACGACGCCCAGGTCGTCGCGGTCCGCGAAGCACTCGTGCGCCACAAGGTGCTGTTCGTGCGCGGCCAGCACCACCTGGACGACGACGCGCAGATCGAGTTCGGCAGGCGGCTGGGCGAGGTGACCGTCGGGCACCCGGTCCACGACTCCGGCGACGTGGCGCCCGAGGTGTACGCGGTGGACAGCCAGGACAACGGGTTCGCCGACGTCTGGCACACGGACGTGACGTTCGTGCGGCGGCCGCCGGCCATCTCCGTCCTGCGGGCCGTGGTGCTGCCGCCCAACGGCGGCGACACGAACTGGGCCGACAGCCAGCTCGCCTACGAGTCGCTGTCGCCGGGCCTGCGGGCGTACGTCGACACGCTCACCGCCGTCCACGACGGGACCCGCGAGTTCGGCTACTACCTGGCCCAGCGCCGCATGGGCCGCGGCAACGTCTGGGAGGGCGAGGTGTTCACCGACCTGGTCCCGGTGGAGCACCCGGTGGTGCGCGTCCATCCCGAGAGCGGCCGCAAGGGGCTGTTCGTGAACCCGGGGTTCACCTCGCACATCGCCGGCGTCTCGGAGCACGAGAGCCGGGGCATCCTCGACATCCTGTACGCCCACCTCACCAAGCCCGAGCACGTCGTACGGCACCGCTGGCAGCCGGGCGACGTCGCGCTGTGGGACAACCGCAGCACGGCGCACTACGCCAACCGCGACTACGGCGACCGGCACCGCGTCATGCACCGGATCACGCTGCGCGGGGACGTCCCGGTCGGCCCGGCGTCCGCCCCGCGCTGACCCGGCGCGGGAGCCCGGCGGCGGTCCCTCCGCGCGCCGGGCTCCGCCGTCAGCGGGTGCGGTCGGCTCCGGCGGAGGCGGAGGAGGTGCTCAGGCACCGGCCGTAGCCTGTGGCGGGTTCGCGGGCGGTCCCGTCGTCCCCGGCGGCCACGACGTCCGCGGGCACGCTGGCGTACGGCTTGTCCAGGACGTCGGGGGCCGGAACGCGGCGCGGCGGCCCTCCACCGCCTCCAGCACCGTGGCCGGACTGACGTGGTGGTTCGCCGCGAACCGCAGACCGTCGCCGCCCGCGGCCCCGGCGCTCCCGCCCTCAGCGCTGCCCGGGATCCAGACCTCGGCACCGGCGCCCTCCCCGGCACGACGTGGGCCTCGACACCGTCGGCGGAACGGTACGTGCCGCCGCAACACCGTGATGCCGTCCACCTGTTCGCCGTGGTTCTGCGACTCGGCGTTCGGCAGGAGGAGCAGCTTCCGCCGGAGCACGGCACGCAGTGCGCCGAGCAGGTGCCCGAACGGGAACCGGGGTGGGACGCGCAGGCCGTTGGGGGCGCCGCCGTCGACCACCGCGGCCGCGGTGGTCGACGGCGGGGTGGCGGGCCCGCTGGGTGGGCGTGGGCCGGAGCGGCCGAGCCCCGGGCCGAGGTGCCCGGGGTGCAGTGCGTCGATCAGGCAGGGGTGGTCCGGGGTCGCGTGGTCCTCGCACGCGCGCACCGCGGGTCGAGCGGGCTGAGCGTGGTGACCGCTGTGAACGGCCGGATCCGGGAAGTGCGGGCGGCGATGTGCCTGAGGACGACGGGTGTCGGGGAGGGGACGGAGGGCCGTTCGTGCCGCTCCCCCACGCCGAAGCCGTCGAAACCCACCTCCTCGGCGGGCAGCGCGTCGTCGAACACCTCGCGGAAGCGGTCCGGGTGGGCCTTCGTATGCCCGTCACCGAGTGCGGGGCGCGCACGACCGGTGGTGGCGGGGAACCTCACGATGCCGCCCGCCCGTCGCGCACCTCGTCGGGGTGGGCCAGGCCGAGGTGGTCGCGCAGGGTCGGGCCCCCGTACTCGGTGCGGAAGACGCCCTGTTCCTGGAGGAGCGGGACCACCTTGTCGGCGAAGGGGTCGAGACCGCCCGGGGTGAGGTGCGGAACGAGGATGAAGCCGTCGCTGGCGTCGGCCTGGACGAAGTCGTTGATGGTCTTCGCGACGGTGGCCGGGGAGCCGATGAAGGCCTGGCGGTTGCCGGTCTCGATGACCAGGTCACGGATCGACCACTTGTTGGCCGCGGCCAGTTCGCGCCACTCGCGGGCGGTGGCCAGCGGGTCGCGGTACATGCGCACCTGGGCGCGGCCCTTGGAGATGTGGTTGTCACCGACGTCCGGGTCGATGTCGGGCAGCGGGCCGTCCGGGTCGTACGACGACAGGTCCCGGTTCCACACGAACTCGAGGTGCTTGATGGCCGTGGCGCCGCTGACCTGCTGACGGCGCACCTCCTTGGCCAGTTCCCCGGCCTCGGCGTCGGTGTCGCCGAGCACGAAGGTGGCGGCCGGGAGGATCAGCAACTGGTCCGCCCTGCGGCCGTACTTGGCGAGGCGGGACTTGACGTCGGTGTAGAAGGCCTGGCCGGCGTCGAGGGTGCTGTACCGGCTGAAGATGGCGTCGGCGCCGGACGCGGCGAACTCCCGGCCCTCTTCGGAGTCGCCGGCCTGGAAGATCACCGGGCGGCCCTGCGGCGAGCGCGGCACGTTGAACCGGCCGTGGATGTCGAAGTGCCGGCCCCGGTGCACGAAGGCCCCGGCCTTCGCGTCGCGCAGGAAGGTGCCGGTGGCCTGGTCGGCGACGATCTCGTCGCCGTGCCAGGAGTCGAACAGTTCGTTTGCCGTGGCCAGGAACTCCTTGGCCCGGGAGTAGCGCTCCTCCTGCGGCAGGAAGCCGCCGCGGCGGAAGTTCTCGCCGGTGAAGGCGTCCCAGGAAGTGACGACGTTCCATGCGGAGCGGCCGCCGGAGAGGTGGTCGAGGCTGGCGAACTGGCGGGCCACCTCGTAGGGCTCGTTGAAGGTGGAGTTGATGGTGCCCGTCAGTCCGAGGTGCTCGGTGACGGCTGCGAGCGCGGCGAGGACCGTGAAGGTGTCGGGGCGGCCGACGACGTCCAGGTCGTAGATCTTCCCGCCCTGTTCCCGCAGCCGCAGTCCCTCCGCGAGGAACAGGAAGTCGAACTTGGCCCGCTCGGCGGTCCGCGCGAAGTGGGCGAAGGAGCTGAACTCGATGTGGCTGCCGGCCTGGGGGTCGCTCCACACCGTGGTGTTGTTGACGCCGGGGAAATGGGCGGCCAGATGGATCTGCTTCAGTGGCTTGCTCATGTCGTACGGTCCCTCCGGCTCAGGTGTTCGCGGCAGCGGCGTAGCGGTTGGCGGGGCGGGCGAGCCCCAGCAGCCCGCGCAGGGTGTCGGCCTCGTAGACGCGGCGGAAGGCGTCCCGGCGCTGGAGTTCGGGGACCAGGCCCCGCGTGATCGCGGGGAGGTCGTGACCGGCGACGGCGGGCCGCAACCGGAAGCCGCTCAGCCCGGCTGACTGCAGTTCCTGGAGCAGATCGGCGAGTTGGGCGGGGGTGCCGGTGAAGATCCGGGCGTCACTGGTGTACGGGTACCCCGCAAGGGCGTCCAGGCGCTCCCGGCGGGCCGCGGCCCCGTCGGGCTCGTCGTCGAGGAAGACCACCAGGTCGCCGAAGACGTGCAGGGTCTCGTCGGCGCGGCCGGCCGCCGTCTGCTCGGCGCGGATCTCCTCGACGACGGCGCGGGCCTGGCCTGCGTCGTGCGGAGTGACGTAGCCGATGTCGGCGGCCCGGGCCACCAGCCGGTGGGGGAGGGCCGCATGCGCCAGGGCGCTGACGATCGGCTGGCCCTGGGGCGGACGGGGCGTGATGGAGGGACCCTTGACGCTGAAGTGCCGGCCCTCGAAGTCGATGTAGTGCAGCTTGTCCCGGTCGATGAAGCGGCCGGTGGCGACGTCCCGGATCTCCGCGTCGTCCTCCCAGCTGTCCCAGAGCCGGCGGACGACCTCGACGTAGTCGGCGGCCTCGTCGAAGGCGTCGGCCACCGCTTCCTGCACAACGGGCTCGTGGTGGTCCTCCGTCCGGAGCGGCGGGAACGTACGACGTCCGAAGTGCGCGGCCTCGTCCTGGCGAACCGTGATCTGTACGCGCAGGCCCGCGCGGCCGTTGCTCACATAGTCGAGAGTGGCGATCGCCTTGGAGATGTGGAACGGCTCCGTATGGGTGGCCACCACCGTCGGCACCACACCTATGTGACGGGTCAGCGGGGCGACCCGCGCGGCGATGAGGACGGCGTCCAGGCGTCCGCGGACCTGGTAGGTGCGGCCGTCGGGTCCGGTGGGGGACGAGGACTGCAGGCCGAGCGCGTCCTCGATGGTCACGAAGTCGAGCAGACCGCGCTCGGCCTCGGTGACGAGGTCGGTCCAGTAGGCGGCGGTGAGCAGGTCGCGGGGCCGGGCGACGGGCTCGCGCCAGGCAGCCGGATGCCAGCCGGCGCCGTCGAGGGCGACGGCGAGGTGCAGGGGGGAGGGTGACGAGGACACGGGAGTGGTGCCTTCCTGATCGGTCGTACGAGGGAGCCGGCCCCGTACGAGGGGTGCGGCTGCGAGGACAACGGGTCAGGAGCAACAGAGCGCGCCGGCCACGCGCAGCAGGTCGATGTGCGGCCGGGAGTACAGGTGCACGCGACGGGGCGGGGCGGGTTCCACGACGCGGTGACGGGACACGGGACGCACGTGCCTCACCTCCGCCCTTCCGGCCCGGCGACCCCGGAGCCCCCGTGGGCCTCGCGCTCTCGGCTTGCCGAGGGGACGCCGCTCGCCGGCCACCAGGCACAACAGCACGGCTATTCCTTTTCTTCCGGCTGTTCGGCCACTTGTTCGTTCCGGCCCCGGGTTTCGTCCCGGCCCCGTCCTTCCGGCTGTCCGTCCGGTGTGCGGACGAGCGCGAACCGCGTGCGGCGGCGCAGGGTGAACCCGATGGACTCGTAGAGCCGGATCGCGTGGGTGTTGCTCGCCGCGGCGTGGAGGAAGGGGGTGTCGCCGCGTTCCCTGATCCCCGCCGCGACCGCGCGGACCAGCCGGGTGGCCAGGCCCCGGCCGCGGTGGTCCGGGTGGGTGCAGACGGCGCTGATCTCGGTCCAGCCCGGCGGACGGAGGCGTTCCCCGGCCAGGGCGATCAGCCGCCCGCGGTCCCGGATGCCGAGATAGGTGCCGAGTTCGACGGTACGGGGCAGGAAGGGACCCGGCTGGGTGAGGGCTATGAGGCCGAGGATTTCGGGTACGTCGGCGGGCCCGAGCCGTACCGCTTCGGGTGCGGGTTCGGCGTACAGCGCGGTGTCGACCATCTGGACGCCCTCGCCGCCGTCCTCCGTCTCCCAGCCGCCGGGCACGGTCTGGACCGCGGTGACCGGGGTGACGGTGCCGGGTCCGACCAGTGCGGCCAGGTCGTCCCAGGCGCGGGGATCGGCGGGGTCCTCCAGGGCGGTGAACGGGGAGACGTCCGTCGGGTAGCGGGCAGCCCGGCCGACGCGTTCGGCGAGGTGGGCGTGCGGGCCGGTCAGCGCGGCCCAGGCCGCGTTGTCGAGGATGTGCGGTTCCGTCGAGCTCGGGGGCGGGGGGTGATGGACGCTGGTGGACATGGCGGTGCGAAGTCTCCCTTGTCTGGAACGCGGCGGGGCGCGGCCGGGACTCCGCCGCGTCACGGCGGAGTCCGGTGGGCCGACGACGGTCAGGAGTTGTCGAGCGGCAGGCCGGCCGGGTTGACCTCGGACCTGGCGACGG
This is a stretch of genomic DNA from Streptomyces sp. TG1A-8. It encodes these proteins:
- a CDS encoding putative leader peptide; protein product: MLLCLVAGERRPLGKPRARGPRGLRGRRAGRAEVRHVRPVSRHRVVEPAPPRRVHLYSRPHIDLLRVAGALCCS
- a CDS encoding ABC transporter ATP-binding protein translates to MSSNETTGTAEKAAADATRAEAVRLDRVVHRYGRGRESVTAVGPVDLTVPAGEFLVLVGASGCGKSTLLRLIAGFEWPTHGSVRVLGTAPRPGGAAGVVFQTPRLFPWRTVRGNIDLALRYAGVDRAQWPLRRAELLARVGLEGTGGRRTWEISGGQQQRVAIARALAAEHPLLLMDEPFAALDALTRERLQEDVRRVAAQTGRTTVFVTHSADEAVFLGSRIVVLTRSPGTVALDLPIPLPRGDVDAEQLRESTEYAELRARVAHAVKSAAA
- a CDS encoding NtaA/DmoA family FMN-dependent monooxygenase (This protein belongs to a clade of FMN-dependent monooxygenases, within a broader family of flavin-dependent oxidoreductases, the luciferase-like monooxygenase (LMM) family, some of whose members use coenzyme F420 rather than FMN.) encodes the protein MSKPLKQIHLAAHFPGVNNTTVWSDPQAGSHIEFSSFAHFARTAERAKFDFLFLAEGLRLREQGGKIYDLDVVGRPDTFTVLAALAAVTEHLGLTGTINSTFNEPYEVARQFASLDHLSGGRSAWNVVTSWDAFTGENFRRGGFLPQEERYSRAKEFLATANELFDSWHGDEIVADQATGTFLRDAKAGAFVHRGRHFDIHGRFNVPRSPQGRPVIFQAGDSEEGREFAASGADAIFSRYSTLDAGQAFYTDVKSRLAKYGRRADQLLILPAATFVLGDTDAEAGELAKEVRRQQVSGATAIKHLEFVWNRDLSSYDPDGPLPDIDPDVGDNHISKGRAQVRMYRDPLATAREWRELAAANKWSIRDLVIETGNRQAFIGSPATVAKTINDFVQADASDGFILVPHLTPGGLDPFADKVVPLLQEQGVFRTEYGGPTLRDHLGLAHPDEVRDGRAAS
- a CDS encoding LLM class flavin-dependent oxidoreductase; this translates as MSSSPSPLHLAVALDGAGWHPAAWREPVARPRDLLTAAYWTDLVTEAERGLLDFVTIEDALGLQSSSPTGPDGRTYQVRGRLDAVLIAARVAPLTRHIGVVPTVVATHTEPFHISKAIATLDYVSNGRAGLRVQITVRQDEAAHFGRRTFPPLRTEDHHEPVVQEAVADAFDEAADYVEVVRRLWDSWEDDAEIRDVATGRFIDRDKLHYIDFEGRHFSVKGPSITPRPPQGQPIVSALAHAALPHRLVARAADIGYVTPHDAGQARAVVEEIRAEQTAAGRADETLHVFGDLVVFLDDEPDGAAARRERLDALAGYPYTSDARIFTGTPAQLADLLQELQSAGLSGFRLRPAVAGHDLPAITRGLVPELQRRDAFRRVYEADTLRGLLGLARPANRYAAAANT
- a CDS encoding TauD/TfdA family dioxygenase; this translates as MSILSERPAATELPVTELGPHFGAEVHGIDLGRLDDAQVVAVREALVRHKVLFVRGQHHLDDDAQIEFGRRLGEVTVGHPVHDSGDVAPEVYAVDSQDNGFADVWHTDVTFVRRPPAISVLRAVVLPPNGGDTNWADSQLAYESLSPGLRAYVDTLTAVHDGTREFGYYLAQRRMGRGNVWEGEVFTDLVPVEHPVVRVHPESGRKGLFVNPGFTSHIAGVSEHESRGILDILYAHLTKPEHVVRHRWQPGDVALWDNRSTAHYANRDYGDRHRVMHRITLRGDVPVGPASAPR
- a CDS encoding GNAT family N-acetyltransferase gives rise to the protein MSTSVHHPPPPSSTEPHILDNAAWAALTGPHAHLAERVGRAARYPTDVSPFTALEDPADPRAWDDLAALVGPGTVTPVTAVQTVPGGWETEDGGEGVQMVDTALYAEPAPEAVRLGPADVPEILGLIALTQPGPFLPRTVELGTYLGIRDRGRLIALAGERLRPPGWTEISAVCTHPDHRGRGLATRLVRAVAAGIRERGDTPFLHAAASNTHAIRLYESIGFTLRRRTRFALVRTPDGQPEGRGRDETRGRNEQVAEQPEEKE